The following DNA comes from Athene noctua chromosome 1, bAthNoc1.hap1.1, whole genome shotgun sequence.
ATAGAGGAAACCTGATCTTCTGGGACTACTTCTCTCCTACCATGACAAATCCTTTTTGTAGTGCTGAGGAAGGGGAAATGAGTGCTACTGTTCTCTCTGCCATCCTTTGTGGGAGGTGGAATCACTCTGTGGTGATGACACCACTTGATGCATTTGGTTGTACAGATTGGGCATTTCCAAAccatttttgctgttactgcAAACTTTATAAATGACGCAGCTGCTCACAACTTCACATCCCACGTTATAGACAAATTTCTTCTGAAGCAAGGACTGACTCACTCTGTTTTGGAAGATGCAGCCTACCTGCCTGCAGATGTGACCTCAACTGTAAAAGCAATATTGTTGGAAAGTCTCCTTGAActtaaatgtgtttttctctAATGCTTTTCTTCACTCTGTAGCAGTGCGCAAAGGGTACAGGATCCAGACTGACAAGGAGAGGGACTCCATGAAGGTGCTGTACTACGTTGAGAAAGAACTGGCTCAGTTTGACCCAGCTAGGAGGATGCGAGAACGATGTGAGAAACAAgcatggtttgatttttttttttcactgacctGAAAAAGACTGTAAATTCATAGTTAAAAGTTCACTAGCTTTGCCTTTGAGCCAGCCTCTAGGATATGATGTCCAGGATATGGTACTTGGGGCACATAAAGTATAGATTTTAGGCATTTACAGGTATGTTCTGATTTTAAGGATCTGCTGCTTACCTAATAATCCTAATTAGAACCAACAAGGTGAGGGATACTCAAATGCTCATGAAAATTGTCCACTTGGATAATTAAACACTTGAATCATTTGCATCTGAAAAGCCAAGTCCATACTCATGTATTCTACAGCCTTTGGTGTGATAACAGCTGGGATATTGTCATCACAATTCCTGTATGTCTTTACAGTGTGGTGCCTGTAAATTTCCAGCATGGCAAAATAGGAGAGGGATGATTATACTAAAAGTGTGTTTTGTGGGCTGCAATGATCACAGTGTGGTTTGAAGGATGCAGAAAGGTAGTTTAGAGTGACTGTTGTCCTGCAGAAGGAGTAGGGACTACAAGAAAGACTCAAGAAGCCATCAGATCTTGTGGCACTGGTCAACATAAGATCAGAGGTGGTACACACTTCAGTATAGAATCATAGTActgtagaatcatttaggttggaaaagacctcccctcagccttctcttcttcagactaaacaaccccagttcccttgGCTGCTCttcataagacctgtgctccagacccttcaccagcttctgaTGTCTTGGCAGTTGGACAGCTGCAGGTGAAGGGGAGGAGGGTGGTAAATAGGGACATGATGCAAGCTCAGAACTGAGCTTCTGTGTTGAACTCCTCACTGTCTTCCCATAGCCTCTTGCAAGCTTGATTTCCCTAAATAAAGGCTGAGGCTGCACTTAATGGATGTCAGAATACAAACCCAAGTGAGGATCTTTCCACGTTGGGAGGCAGAGGTGCAGTGGTGGGACAAGGTGTGTGTATGAGGAGGGCCTGCAGTGCTGCTCTTTGTCCTCCATCTGTTCTGTGCAGAGCAGCAGGCTGGGGGCTTGGTTCCTCTGGGCAGCATCCGGCCTGCACAGAGCTAACCCACATTAGGCACTGGTAGAGGCTCATTTAAAACAGACGCGTGAGATCCTGCAAATCAATGAAGGTAAAAGCTTTAGGGAATGACACTACATCAAAGCTCTCTACAGATTAGGCATAACTAACAAATTATATATACTTCTAAAACAGTCATTGCTGAGCACACTGTCTTCTCCACCCACAAGATTTACTATAAAAAGACCTCTCCAGATTGGTATGTTAGGCCTCCAGATGTCAATGTGCTTGACAGGGTAGAGACTGACGGTGATTCAGACAGtctcttacttttttcttaatcttttttttgaggaggttggttttgttttagctGGGCAAGTCAGGCCAAATCCAGAGCCAGCCTGTCTCACACCAGGAAGGGGCACAACTGCTGTGGTGATCTTCCACCAAGCTTGATGCCCACCTCACGAGGGTGGAGAGTTCACATGTGTTACCGAAGCAGGGCTGAGGGGGGATTTGTGCACAAAGGCTGAACTCAGTTATCTGGAACACGGGCATCTGATGCCATTTGCGATACCCGTAGAATATCCCAGCCAACAGTTCATAAGACTTGTAGTTCTAGCAGCAGCTCTGCATCCAAACTGAGCCCCAGGAGTCTTGGGCAGGATTGATCAAGGCTTTAGAGATGGattgcattttggtttttttctgacatagGGCAGCTCAGCTTCTTTCTGAAAAGGCCGCAGCTCGGCTCAGCACAGCCTTTCTGTCCTCCCTTCTCATACATGCTATCAGGTGATGCCTATCTCATTTGTCTTGTGCAACCTCCCGTGCAGATAACAACACCATCTCTGAACTCAGCTCTTTGCATGAAGAGGACATGAACTTCCGGCAGCCGTACCGCCAGGCGCGAAGGAAACCTCTGCCTCCTGCAGAGGACCTGGATGGTGATCCTGAATACTGGGCAGGAGTGATTGGCGGGGGCAGCACGTCAAGATCACAGGCTGTCTCTGATTACAGAGACGAGCGGGACAGTTTCCGGCACAGGTGAGGGGTGCTGGTTGGGAGGCAGCTGTATCTGGCAAAGTGgtaaagaaaagggaagggacaGATGGACTGGTAGCTCTTCTCCATTTTCTGCTGCTCTGGTTCTTCTTAGCAGGACAGAGAGGttagagaaaaacatgaaatCTGGAAATGTTATTAGCTCAGGTTGGAATGAATCTGATTCCCACAAGCCTGCTGAAGCCTACCCAGCTGGGCAAAGCAAAGTACCAGCCCCATTCCAGGTGGGATGTAAAACTGAGATCATTAGAAAGCCAAGCCACCCTTCTCCAAGTGCTCTCCTGAGATTTGTACCTGATCTCTCCAGCACTTCCCAGTGCTGGTGCATTTGATTAGTAGTCGCACCTTGGTGCTTTGGTGCAGCGAGACCTGTACTCCAGGTCTAAAGGACTGGCACTCTGGTGCCTAGAAGAGAGATAACGCATCCTTCCCTTCAGCAGTCCAGTCTCCTGAAGGCAGTGGCAGGGATTTCCTTCCCTCAGTactgggctgttgtgccagctcTCTGTCTTTAAACCTGCTTCAGAATTGCCCTGCTGTGAGCTTCTGTAGCCAGGTTCTTGGGTTTTCCCAACAAGAAAGCACCTCCAGGCTCTGGGGCCAAGGAGAAGCAAGTCCAGCCCTGCATACTGGAGGATGAGGGAGGTGCATGCTGGGGTTAATTAATAATACTCTGCAGTAGTGTTAGACATGTAGAGTCTGAGCTATCCACACTAAGCTGTGAGAAGCAGATATTTTGAGGATGTGATACATCTCTTCTTACAGAAGATGATGAAAACATGAGTCATGCCCCAGGACTGCGTGTTTCCCTCCACTATCTGTGAAGGCAGCTGAGGGGATGAGCACAGGTGGATCCTGCCGTCTAACACTACTTCTTCCCTCCTCCAGCCAGCAGAGATCCAAGTCCGAGATGCTGTCCCGTAAGAGTTTCTCTGTGGGAGTGCCGGCCGTCTCTATGGATGAGCTGGCAGCCTTTGCAGAGTCCTACAGCCAGCGGACCCGGCGGGCCGACAGTCAGGAAACTCGGCGTTTCGAGCGGTCAGAGTCGCACGGCGGCCGCAGCGGCGGGCTGCCCCACCAGGACAGCTCCATGGAGGAGTACTACACCAAGCGTAGCAGAGGGAACCGAGAGCCGCTGACGGACTCGGATCGGGGCTGGTCGTACAGCCCACCCCGGAGACGAGCCCACGAGGAGAAGCACCTGCCCAGGCTGGTGAGCCGGACGCCCGGAGGGAGCCAGAAATACGATCACTCCTACCTCAGCAGCGTCTTGGAGAGGAAATCCCGGAGCTACGATGAGAGTGGTGACCCTTGTGAAACCCCATCAAAGCTCAGCTCGCAGCCCAGCCAGCGAGGAGGGGGAACATACTATGCCTGGTCACCACCCTCTACCTACAAAGCTGAGAAGtcgcagcagcagccgcagcagccgcCACCACCGCctcagcaggaggaaggggaggacaCCCTGCCCCCCTACAGCGAGAGGGAGCTGAGCCGAGGCCCTTCGTACAGGGCCAGGGAGCAGGCCTACCTCAACGCCTCtgacaagaagaggaaaaaggaccCCAAGAAAACAGTGAGGCCATGTCTGGTGTTCCTGATCCAAATAGGCTGAACGGGGAGCCACCAGGGAGGGGTTATGATCCAGAGTTCATGGGCAAAGGGGCTCTCCAGGAGGGTAGAGCCtggagtctgagtgtggggaaCACCAGATCAGAGGAGTCACTGTGGGTGTAGGAGGTCAGAAAGGGAAACAGCTCCTACATGGGACTTCATGATGGAAGGAGAGCCAGATGGGTCTGGGACTGGGGAGGTGAGGGATGTTTTTGGCATCTGTGACCTGGTAATCCAAGGAAGTGGGAGTTTATGTAGGTTTTAGGAGGATCCTGGTAGGGGAGGGAACTTACCCAGGCTTACAGAAATCACAGCGCATTGCTTTGGCCTTGATCCTTCTGAAGTTCAGGGATGAGAGGCTCTGTTCTTCTGGGCTGAGACAGGGCTAGTAGCAAGCTATGGTGTAAGAGACCTCCTCTTTCTGAAAGGGCTGAGATGGCAGTCTGCTGTGGGTGTGTGCCCAGGGGCACGTGTAGGGGCCATGGATGCCAAAGGCATTCCTCACACTGGGTACCAGCAAGTGCAGAACATCCTGCCACAGTCCGGGCTCATGAGGACTGATGAATTCATggctgctggggaagaggagctggctGAAGTCGGCTCTGTGAGAGAGACCGTGTCACTAGAGCAGCTTGGCTGTTAGGCCTGAGCTTAAGTGACTTGTGTGAGAGAGGAAAGGGGTGTGAGTAGACAAAGCTGCTGCTGTTCGGTTATGTCTCTGTCAAAGCTATGTCCATCTCCGTCTGTTCCATGGGTGCTTTCCTGTTGACCTTaatcttctctctttcctctcagAACGATTTTCCAACGAGGATGTCCCTTGTGGTTTGAAGTTGTGGACATGCCATGTTGATGGGCTGGATACCGTGAGGTGACTTGCAGTTGAAAGGATACAGAGCAACAAGCAAGACAAGCCTCTGCGACCCTTCGCAGCCATCAGCCATGGACTCTGTTTCAGTTGTTTGTTTCATTGGGGGAGCAGAGGTTTTTTAAGAGACAGACTCCCGTGAACAGCACTCGATCTCAGAGGCTTTGGGAGGCTGCCAGGAAAACGAGGCCAGGGCTGCCTTTGGCACCGTGTTTTCCAGTGCCCTCCATTCTGCGCTGGAAGGCAGCCACATCCCTACTGTCCCTGCAGCCCTGAACTATACATGAAGCTGCCTTTGTGCCTCTTGCCCTGTCTCATGTGCAGAGAGAGGCTTGTGTGCATTCCTCCTGCTCTCTCTGTCTCCTCAGTTTTCTgtttggatcaaatttgtctccATGCTTATACTTTGAGCCTTTTCTATATCATCCTGATGCTGGGAGGAGGTCTTGTTCTTACAGCTGCTGGCTGCCTCCAGCTGATTGGGCCCTAAATCGTGAAAGAAAACCTACATCCTTTAAGACACTATAGAAGAGGACTGATGAGGTGTTACTTTGGCAAGGGCTGAACAGAGAGAGAGACAATTATGGGCTGGTTTGTTCTATATATTTAGTTATGTTCATTGTGTGATGAGAGTTGCAGGTGAGATTGATGTATTGTTTTGAAAGTGGATCAAAGTAGCTTTTATCGTGATGAGAGCATGATGTGTTTTTCCCCCATCCCCAACTGTGATTTGTTTTGATACAGTTGCATTTCCTTGCAGCTGAGCTATACCCCGTAGAGCTTCATGCAGGAATATTTACTCCACCATCTCATAAGCAGTGTTCTAGCCTTTCTGGCTCTCTGCTCCCAGGACCACCAGCCATCTTTGCATAGTGAGTGGCCTTTTTGTTTCAAAGAAGCAAAAAGGGGAAAGCCTTAGAGAGCAGCTGCAGATCTTCATTCTGTGGTACTGGTGTTAATCCTTCCTGGTCATTGTTCCCAGACACTGGAGAGAGCCCTAACAGCAGTGGGAAAAGAATTAACACCATGGATGGACACCTTTTACACTTAAAACCATTTCATTCACCTCACTTGTGACATGGTTTTAGTGGGTGTTGTCTCAGGAACAGGTGAATTTAGAAGTGAGTGCCTCACACCATTTGAAAGCCTGACATTCTGGTTTTCATAGCATATATAATGCAGTCATTTCTTTAGTTTTTAGCGGTGAAAATCGTAATGTGAATGAAGATGATGGGAACATTTTAAGGTCTAGAGTCTTGATCCTTATTACGTCTAGAAACAACTTAGTGCCCTCTTGTGTTACGGACACTGTCAGCCTCTGAAGTGCTATCTCTGTTGTTACTCTGGAAATGTGGGGAGCTGTCTGGCCTCAGGTGCTCACTCTGGCAATACTGTTCTGAACACAAGATTTGTTAACATCGGTGTGGTTCTCCATAAAGATGACAGATCCATTTTTGTATTACTCTTTGCCAGACCAGTTCACCAGGAATGGTCAGGGGAGAGGATGAATAATCTCCATAGATGCCATGACAGTGCAGTTTTCATGTTCAAAGGGGAATTGATGAAGGGATGGCTTGCTTCTGTTCCCATGCTCCTCCAGTGGTGACTGTAGTTTTGGAAATGCCAGTCCTGAGTCTTCCTGGTCAGAGAAGGATTAGCCTGTAAGGGCATACAATCATAGAacgggttgggttggaagggaccttaaagaacatctagctccaacccccctgctatgagcagggacacctgttagcccaggttgctcaaagccccatccagcctgtcctggaacactgccagggagggggcagccacagcttctctgggcaacctgtgccactgtctcaccaccctcatgagAACAAATTTCTTTCTTGTATCTAATTTAAATTtgtcctcttttagtttaaaaccattacccctggtaaaaagtctctctctcaTCTTTCCTATAAGCCCCCCTCTTAAGTATtggaaaggctgcagtaaggtctcagGAGCCCTCTTTTCTccggctgaacaatcccaactctctcagcctgtcctcacaggggaggtgctccagcccccagcctgtactgatactggggattgccccaacccaggtgtaggaccttgcacttggccttgttgaacctcctgAGGTTCACGTGGGCCCgctcctcaagcctgtcagggtccctctggatggcatccctgccctccagca
Coding sequences within:
- the ILDR2 gene encoding immunoglobulin-like domain-containing receptor 2 isoform X4, whose amino-acid sequence is MDSRFSSPQWLCKGMKGLHRAEVEGLQVTVPEKKKVAMLFQPALLRCHFSTSSTQPAVVQWRFKSYCQDRMGEALGMATSGLQTMSKRNLDWDPYLDCVDSRRTVRVVASKQGSAVTIGDFYKERDVSIVHDADLQIGKLMWGDSGLYYCLIITPDDVEGKNEESVELLVLEWVFVGLVILGAFLFFLLVGICWCQCCPHSCCCYVRCPCCPESCCCPRALYVAGKAAKAGYPPAVSTMPGPYYIPSVPVAGVPSPAVLRDKSHPPPLAPSDSSGGSQNVRKGYRIQTDKERDSMKVLYYVEKELAQFDPARRMRERYNNTISELSSLHEEDMNFRQPYRQARRKPLPPAEDLDGDPEYWAGVIGGGSTSRSQAVSDYRDERDSFRHSQQRSKSEMLSRKSFSVGVPAVSMDELAAFAESYSQRTRRADSQETRRFERSESHGGRSGGLPHQDSSMEEYYTKRSRGNREPLTDSDRGWSYSPPRRRAHEEKHLPRLVSRTPGGSQKYDHSYLSSVLERKSRSYDESGDPCETPSKLSSQPSQRGGGTYYAWSPPSTYKAEKSQQQPQQPPPPPQQEEGEDTLPPYSERELSRGPSYRAREQAYLNASDKKRKKDPKKTNDFPTRMSLVV
- the ILDR2 gene encoding immunoglobulin-like domain-containing receptor 2 isoform X5: MDGHVLGWIVLLWLAAEVEGLQVTVPEKKKVAMLFQPALLRCHFSTSSTQPAVVQWRFKSYCQDRMGEALGMATSGLQTMSKRNLDWDPYLDCVDSRRTVRVVASKQGSAVTIGDFYKERDVSIVHDADLQIGKLMWGDSGLYYCLIITPDDVEGKNEESVELLVLGRTGLLADLLPSFAVEIMPEWVFVGLVILGAFLFFLLVGICWCQCCPHSCCCYVRCPCCPESCCCPRALYVAGKAAKAGYPPAVSTMPGPYYIPSVPVAGVPSPAVLRDKSHPPPLAPSDSSGGSQNAVRKGYRIQTDKERDSMKVLYYVEKELAQFDPARRMRERYNNTISELSSLHEEDMNFRQPYRQARRKPLPPAEDLDGDPEYWAGVIGGGSTSRSQAVSDYRDERDSFRHSQQRSKSEMLSRKSFSVGVPAVSMDELAAFAESYSQRTRRADSQETRRFERSESHGGRSGGLPHQDSSMEEYYTKRSRGNREPLTDSDRGWSYSPPRRRAHEEKHLPRLVSRTPGGSQKYDHSYLSSVLERKSRSYDESGDPCETPSKLSSQPSQRGGGTYYAWSPPSTYKAEKSQQQPQQPPPPPQQEEGEDTLPPYSERELSRGPSYRAREQAYLNASDKKRKKDPKKTNDFPTRMSLVV
- the ILDR2 gene encoding immunoglobulin-like domain-containing receptor 2 isoform X2, translating into MDSRFSSPQWLCKGMKGLHRAEVEGLQVTVPEKKKVAMLFQPALLRCHFSTSSTQPAVVQWRFKSYCQDRMGEALGMATSGLQTMSKRNLDWDPYLDCVDSRRTVRVVASKQGSAVTIGDFYKERDVSIVHDADLQIGKLMWGDSGLYYCLIITPDDVEGKNEESVELLVLGRTGLLADLLPSFAVEIMPEWVFVGLVILGAFLFFLLVGICWCQCCPHSCCCYVRCPCCPESCCCPRALYVAGKAAKAGYPPAVSTMPGPYYIPSVPVAGVPSPAVLRDKSHPPPLAPSDSSGGSQNVRKGYRIQTDKERDSMKVLYYVEKELAQFDPARRMRERYNNTISELSSLHEEDMNFRQPYRQARRKPLPPAEDLDGDPEYWAGVIGGGSTSRSQAVSDYRDERDSFRHSQQRSKSEMLSRKSFSVGVPAVSMDELAAFAESYSQRTRRADSQETRRFERSESHGGRSGGLPHQDSSMEEYYTKRSRGNREPLTDSDRGWSYSPPRRRAHEEKHLPRLVSRTPGGSQKYDHSYLSSVLERKSRSYDESGDPCETPSKLSSQPSQRGGGTYYAWSPPSTYKAEKSQQQPQQPPPPPQQEEGEDTLPPYSERELSRGPSYRAREQAYLNASDKKRKKDPKKTNDFPTRMSLVV
- the ILDR2 gene encoding immunoglobulin-like domain-containing receptor 2 isoform X3; this translates as MDSRFSSPQWLCKGMKGLHRAEVEGLQVTVPEKKKVAMLFQPALLRCHFSTSSTQPAVVQWRFKSYCQDRMGEALGMATSGLQTMSKRNLDWDPYLDCVDSRRTVRVVASKQGSAVTIGDFYKERDVSIVHDADLQIGKLMWGDSGLYYCLIITPDDVEGKNEESVELLVLEWVFVGLVILGAFLFFLLVGICWCQCCPHSCCCYVRCPCCPESCCCPRALYVAGKAAKAGYPPAVSTMPGPYYIPSVPVAGVPSPAVLRDKSHPPPLAPSDSSGGSQNAVRKGYRIQTDKERDSMKVLYYVEKELAQFDPARRMRERYNNTISELSSLHEEDMNFRQPYRQARRKPLPPAEDLDGDPEYWAGVIGGGSTSRSQAVSDYRDERDSFRHSQQRSKSEMLSRKSFSVGVPAVSMDELAAFAESYSQRTRRADSQETRRFERSESHGGRSGGLPHQDSSMEEYYTKRSRGNREPLTDSDRGWSYSPPRRRAHEEKHLPRLVSRTPGGSQKYDHSYLSSVLERKSRSYDESGDPCETPSKLSSQPSQRGGGTYYAWSPPSTYKAEKSQQQPQQPPPPPQQEEGEDTLPPYSERELSRGPSYRAREQAYLNASDKKRKKDPKKTNDFPTRMSLVV
- the ILDR2 gene encoding immunoglobulin-like domain-containing receptor 2 isoform X1, whose amino-acid sequence is MDSRFSSPQWLCKGMKGLHRAEVEGLQVTVPEKKKVAMLFQPALLRCHFSTSSTQPAVVQWRFKSYCQDRMGEALGMATSGLQTMSKRNLDWDPYLDCVDSRRTVRVVASKQGSAVTIGDFYKERDVSIVHDADLQIGKLMWGDSGLYYCLIITPDDVEGKNEESVELLVLGRTGLLADLLPSFAVEIMPEWVFVGLVILGAFLFFLLVGICWCQCCPHSCCCYVRCPCCPESCCCPRALYVAGKAAKAGYPPAVSTMPGPYYIPSVPVAGVPSPAVLRDKSHPPPLAPSDSSGGSQNAVRKGYRIQTDKERDSMKVLYYVEKELAQFDPARRMRERYNNTISELSSLHEEDMNFRQPYRQARRKPLPPAEDLDGDPEYWAGVIGGGSTSRSQAVSDYRDERDSFRHSQQRSKSEMLSRKSFSVGVPAVSMDELAAFAESYSQRTRRADSQETRRFERSESHGGRSGGLPHQDSSMEEYYTKRSRGNREPLTDSDRGWSYSPPRRRAHEEKHLPRLVSRTPGGSQKYDHSYLSSVLERKSRSYDESGDPCETPSKLSSQPSQRGGGTYYAWSPPSTYKAEKSQQQPQQPPPPPQQEEGEDTLPPYSERELSRGPSYRAREQAYLNASDKKRKKDPKKTNDFPTRMSLVV